The Deinococcus metallilatus genome segment GTTTTGCCAGTCGGTGATGGCTTGCTGGATCAGGTTTGGATCGATGGGGGTGCTCTGCCCGAGGGGGACCGAGGTGTTGTTGAGCGTCGTGCCCGCGTTGTTCGAGATGTCCCAGCGGGCGCGCTCGTTACCTGGTGAGGGCGTCCCCCAGCCCACGGTGTTGTCCCGCGCGACGACCGTAGTGCGGTCAATGGTGTCGGACGAGCAGTAGTTGCGCAGGTAAATCCCCGCGTCGTTGTTCTGATCGAGATACGTCCCGTCGGAGAGCTTCCCGAGGCCGTAGATGGTGTTGTTCCGGATGGTCATGTGGTGCCCGTTGGCGACGGCCATGCCGTAGTTGCTGGTTTCCAGCACGGTGTTGCCGTACGCCTCGACGTACGAGACGTGGCAGCCGTCCCCCAGCAGGATGCCGCCCCCGCTGTAGTCGCCGTCCGGTGGCGTGGCATACGCGCCGTTGATCAGGTTGTCGTGGATGAGGATCGGGCTGGTCGCGGTGCCGTTGCTGTCGTAGATGTTGATGTTGTCCTCGACCCGGCTGTTGCGCGGCTCGTTGTCGACCCGGTTCCAGGCGATCTCGGCCCCCTGGATGTTGTCCACATTGTTGAACTGCACGAACTGCACCCGGTCGAAGGTCCCCGCCGCGTTGGTGCTCTGCCAGCCGTCCGCCCCGTCGCTGGCTCGGCCCTCGATGTTCCTCACCCGGTTGTAGCGGATGGTGATGGTTTCCCCCGCCACCGAGGGCGACCCCTGGAAGTACTGGGTGGAAATGCCCGCGGTCTTGTTCAGGAAGTTGTTCTCGATCCGCAACGACTTCAGGTAGTCGCCCCGGAAGAAGCGCCCCGGGAACTGGCCGCTCACGTTGGGGTTGAGGCCGTACGCCCGGCAATTGCGGATGGTCACCTGTGCATTCCCGGACGACACCTTGACGCTGTCGTTGCGGCTGCTGAGGGTGCAGTTCTCGATGACGACCGGGGCGGACGTCGCCACCTTGACCGCGGGCACATTCGGGTCGAGGCTGCGCCAGTTGCCGCTGTAGGTGCCGCCCGCCGTGATGGTCAGGGGCGCGCTGTAGGTGAGGCAGTTGCGCAGCTTGGCATCCGCCCAGTCCGCATGGTCATACGAGATCCCGTCCCCCGCGTCCGTCACGACCAGCCGGAGGCGTTCGGCGCCCTCGATGTCCACGTTCACGGCCTGCGTCGCGCTGCTCCCGTCCATCCTGCCGGAGTCGAAGCGCTTGACCCCGTCCACGAACACCTGGAACACCACCGAGCCGTTGGCCCCCACCTCGTCGTCCACCCCGATCTGCGCGGTGAAGGTGCGGCACTGCGCGCCCACGTTGTACACCAGGTCGGAATTCGCATGGACACCGAGGCCGGTGGCATAGGTCGTGCCGTTCAGGGTGAGGGTCCGGCCGTCCCCGGCGGCTTTCTCGCCGTTGCTCATGTTGTTCTCGTACGGTCCCCAGCCGTTGGTGGCGGACACCGGCGTTTCGTAGCTGAGGGTGTTGTCGCCCGGGTCGATGGAGAGCGGTTGCAGGAGGGGCGAACCGGGGGCGGTGGCGGCAGGGCTGGGTCCGCTGCCACAGGCCGAGAGGGCGGTGCTGAGGGCGGCGAGCAGGAACAGGGCGCGGGGGGTCAGGGTGGAGCGGTGGGCCGGGGCAGTCATGGGGCGCATGGTCATCCTCGCGGGTGTTGGAAGGACTCAGGCGGGACACGGCGCGGCACCGAACGCTGACGCAGACGTCACCTCGTTTCGTGGGGCTGGGTTGTGAACGGACCGGCAGCGTCAGGGGACCGGGCGCGCTGCGGGGGACCACGTTCCAAACGAACGTTCGTCCTAAGGGGACCATAAGAAGGATGGGCCGCGCACTCGTGAACTGAGTTTTCATTCAGTCCAAAGCGTTGTCTCATTCAGTTGTCCACACGCGGTTTTCCGTCGGCTTCGGGGGGAGTTGCTGCCAGAAATGGACGTCTAGCTGGCGTCTCGGGCAGGATGGACCGCGAAGCCCTTACGGGTGACCGAGAACAGGGAGTTAGGACCATCCATAGGCACAGCCGCCTGCCGTGCTCATGCAAGGGCGAGAGGCGCAGGTCAGTCGGTTGATGCGGCAGTGGTCGTGGTGAGGGTTAGGCCACTTGAAGGAGCAGGATAGGGGGCGATTTGGGGGAGATGGAATAGATGACGCCCCTGCCTCCGTCCTGGCTGGGGTTGGAGAGCGGGGGCGCGGTTGGGGGGGATGAAGAAGGGACAGCATGTGAGCGCTGTCCCTTGCCCATCTCTCCCTCACTCCTGTTAATTTCTATTTGCAGTTACTCAATCTTTTCCAAAAGCTGATCCTCATTACGCATTAACCTAAGGGAACTCTTTTTCGAGAGAACGGAAATTACGGCTAACCTTACGAAGTCTCCATTCGAATAAAAATCTTGGAGCATAACATACTTTAAGTCCTTTTCGTATTTAAATTTCCCGTTAGCGTAGAAGGAGGTTCCGTCAATTTTATCATGTGATTTCCACGAGTATGAGTTATCCCTATTTAGAGTTAAGACAATCTGTTCTCTTTCGTTACCCTTAGTTGACCATACGCCGTACAAATCGTTTAATGAAGCATAATCACTAGCATCCTTACACGAGGTTGTAAAAAGCAGAATGGAGCACATGACGATAAAGCCAGCGACCTTACTCATCTGCCCCCTCCGATCTTTGGCTCTGTCCAATAGAAGATCTCGTACATGTCGCCGCAGCATCCGCTGGAAGAGCGAGGCTCATCAGCTAGGACTGATCTGGGCCATACTCCAGTTTGTTTATACACTCTATATGCATCACCGTAGTATAGTCCAATATTAAATGGGCCAAACGGATGACTATAATACTCTTGATCCATGTCGCGTCCCTCGGTCACCTCAATAGGATCCCCATCGCCACTAGGGTATGGGAAGCGCGTGTAGGATGTCTGGCCAGTCTTGTTGAACACGGTATATCCTATAGAGTTTCCAAGGTTGCTGGTCCTCACTGTATAAGTGCCCAAAACATGCTCAGTCATACCTTGCTCATAGCGCGAGTTGCCAGATTGGACATTTACGGGGGAATTTGATAGAACATCAAGAGTTGCGTCGGTAAACGCTACTGGACCAAACGGACGTGGAGTGGAGCCGAAAGAACCTTTCTGTGCTGTCTGTCTAGCTACACCTACACCACTTAGATTTTTTACCACTCCTGTCAGTGGACTGTCGGGTGGATAAAACTGTACGGCAGGACCTTTCTCATCCCGCCAATCTTCGTATATTCCAAGGGGAGTAGTAGCTGTACCAAAGCCCCAGTCCTTGCCGTATTCACCTTGGTTGTAGTACCTTAGTGCTTCGTTTGCATCTCCTCCAATTTTTGATAAGTTGTCAGTAACCCAGCTCGGCGGCTGATAGCTCTTATCTGAACGATACAGAGCGTACTGATACTTGACGCCCAGGTTTGCCTGAGACGTCGTGTCGCTCTCGCTCGCCGGTACATCCGTATTGGCCCCCATGGCCGTGTTGGCCTCACTGGAGGAGACATCAGTATCGGGCGTGTAGGTCAAGCCCCGCTGAGCGTACGCGGACTGCACGTTCGCGTACACGTCGTCGCGCACCTGTCGGGCCGTGGAGGTCCCCTCCGTATTGCTCGCCCCCATCATGCTGGTGTCGTTGGCACTCGCGTAATAGTCCGCGTCCGTGCCAGAGGCCGTCATGTCACCAGTGTAGTCCGTGTTGGTGGAGCTGGTGTACTGATCGTCGTAGGTATAGTTCCCAGTGGTACTCGCCTGTCCGGCGGTGTCACTGCTCCAGGCACCACTCAGGTCCGTCGGTGTCTCGGTGTAGGTGTCGGCCGGGTTGACGATGATCGACTGCGGTTTGATCCCCCCGTCCGTCGGCCGCTTCACCGTGTCCGCCCCCGGCACGCTCGGCAGGCTGCTGCCCGTCCCCTTCACGTCCAGTGGATTGAGCGTGTTCAATGACGACGGCAGCACACTCTTAGGGGCCTGCAATGGTTGGACGCTGAGCGCCTGCAACCCCTGGACCGTCACCCCACCCGGCGCATTACCTTCGGGCTTGATCTCCCCGGGATTGACCGGCAGGTCCTGGGAGGGCGCGGGCTTGATGTCCAGCGGGTTGAGCTTGAGCTGGTCGGACAGGGCTTTGACCGGGGCACTCAGGGTCCCCACGCCGCCCGTGCTGCTGAAGGAGGCGATGCCGCCGTAGCCGAAGGTATCGGTGGCGCCGTCCGCGAAGCTGTAGCCCAGGTCCTCGAAGGCGGTGCTGAGGCTGTTCAGGCCCGTCTGCCCGTGGGGTGGCGGGCCTGGCGCTGAATGTCCTGGGCCACGCCGTAGACGTGCTCACCCCCGACGGACTGATGACGGCGAACAGTGACCTGCTCCAGCAGCTCGCCAGCGGATTCATGCGGCTGCTGTCCCTGGTTCCCCTCGGCCTGTACCACCTCCTTCTGGTGCTGGTCGGTCGGGACCAGCAGCGGGCGGAGTCGCAGTCGCTGGCTGATCTGCTCGCCTCGGAGGTGGCCGGGAACGCCGCCACTGCCAGCCTCCTCGGCCACCTACACCCCGCCGATGCCCTGAGCGGTACCAGCCCATGCCTTCCTCGAACTACGGCACATCTGGACGACCCTGTCTAAACGCGCCGCCAGTAGTGCCTGGATAAGATGGCGGCTCAGCTCACCCGGCTGGACGCCACCCATCCCCCACCGCTGACCCGATCGGGGTCGTGGCGGCCCACCCCAGTCCCCCACGGGTAATGCTGGATGCCACACGGGCCGCACGCCTGGAACTCAAGCGCACGCTCCTGGTTCGGCCTGTTGAGCAGGCGGCCTACGAGGCGTATCAGGCCAGTATGCGGGGTGGGAGCGGGGAAGGTCAGGACGACTGGGGTGAGACAGCACCGCTTGCCACGATCCTCCCATCCCCTACTTCTCCTTGCAAGTGCAACGTTTAACCTTGACTTTGAAGCTACGACCATCCAGACTGGAGCCATGACCCAGGCTCGTCTGAAACCCGACCTTGACGCCGATCAGGTGTTCGCGGGCCTGCGGCGCAGCTCTCCCCGGCAGGCACGTCAGCAGCTCTTCGAGCAGGTGACCCATCTCGACCCGTATCGGCTCGATGCCCTGCTCCTGCAAGACGCCCCGGTGCCGCCACGGACCAGCAGCCGTCTCATCGCCCTGAACCTCGCGGCGCTGCTGGACGTGAACCTCAAGGATGTAATGCCGGTGCTGGGCGTGAGCGAATCTACCCTGACGCGCCAACCCGTGCCGTCGCGCCTCCTGATCGACCGGGCCTACAGCGTGGTGCGGATCTTCGCGCAGGTGATGGCGGTCCTGGGACCGGAAGGCGCGCAACACTGGCTGCGGACCCCCAACCCGGCACTGGAGGGCGAGGCACCCTTCACCCTCCTCAGCACGCGCTACGGGGAGGAGAAGGTGCAGAACGTCATCACCGCCCTGCTCCAGGGAGCGGTCCTCTGATCCTCGTTCACCGCCTCAGTCACCCACTGGGCCGCCTCTCGTCCCCTGACCCCTTTGCGCCCGCCCCAGTGGAAGCGCGCTGGAACAGCCACGGGGTGCAGGTCGCGTATGCCGGGGAACACATCGGCCTCACGGCGATGGAAATCCTCACGTACTGGGCGAACTATCCGAATTTGCAGGGGTATGACCACTACATGTACCCGCTGAACGAGGCGGACATCGAGGACGCCCTGACCACCCAGCCAGGGCTGAACCCCCATGACAAGAGCCAGACACGCCCTTTTGGGGACACCTGGGCGGAGGAAGGCCGCTCGCTCGCCCTCAGGGTGCCCAGCGTGGTGCTACCCGCCAGCAGCAACTACGTGATCAATCCGAACCACCCGGCGTACGACCCGGGCAAGGTCGTGTACGTCGGCCCCTTCGTGTACGACCAGCGCATCACGTCGTTGATTGAGGCCGCCAAACGGGGCGACTGAGCTGAGGTGTCCGGTCCTGGCATCACCCGGAGACGCGGGTGAGGGGGACAGAAACGCGCCCCGGCCTCGGCCCTGGCTGGGGCGGGAGAGCGGGGTGCGGTTCGGGAGGGAAGGGGGACGGCATGTGAGTACCGTCCCCTGATAATTCACCTACCCAGACCACGCCTTATTTATCATATTCAGTCCGGAAGCAGATCAAATGACAACCAGATTGCTCCTAAATATAAGGGATCCCTGCCCCGCAAGTCAAGTACACGATGTAAATTAGGCTTTGACCGACTAGTGTCTTTCCACTCCTCAGAAAGCGAATCTAAATAGAGACTCAAGGTTTCTGCTAATTGATCCTCAAAGCTAAGAGCTAAGCTAATCATTTTAGCGTTTTCAAATTTAAAATAGTTTTCAATCGTAGTAGAAGTAACACTTACACCTATTTTCTCGATCTCGCTCACTGCTAATAAGGAGACTTTCAGTGCTTGACTTTGCGTAAGTCCAATCGTCATTAGAGAGTATTCGGCCGACATTTTTCGCATTAGTGTGTAATCCTCCCCCGTAAAGAAACATTAAGATGGCTGCCGTCTCGTGAAGCCCAACCTAATTGGGATTTTCCTTGGCGAGAGAGTTGAACGTCCCATTCAAAAGCTTCTCCTGGCGTACGAGAGGGACCTTTAATCCAGACATTGCCAAATCGATCAACATAACCGGTTCTACCACCAACTTTAGCGCGTGGAAGTGGATTGGATGGATCCCAGTCCTGGGGAGGAACGTAACGTATTCTACCTTCTGTAGGTAGCTGTGCGTCCTTAACCGATCCTTTCTTTGTAGGTTGTGTCGAGCCTTTATTCTTATCACCGTTTGGGTTGGGCGCGCCAGCGGCAGCTCCAGTTTGTACGTTTGTCGCTCGTTGATTGGACGAATCTCCTGATCCATTTGACGCCAGGTAGGCAGCATTTTTATTGTATTGGTAAAGACTATAGAAGAATGTACCCACTGCGATGGCATCTGCCAAGAGATCCTCTGGCCCACCACCTCCCACAACCACCGCACCGGCTCGTACGGCTGCCGTTCTGACCGCCGCCGATGGGACGTAACTGACCTTTACCGGCTCGCCTGAGCTGGCCGCCATGGCCTGCTCCGCTCGCCTTTGCACCGTACGGGACTCGGCAAGTTCACTGACGGCTTCGTCCGGCACAAAGGCATAACCTCTCGCTCCTGCCGACTCTGCCGCCTGTTCCGGGTCCGCGACCGACACGTCCCCCGTCACGACGCTCGGCGTACTCCCCATCTCCCTCGCGGCCAGGTTCGCCTCCACGGCGCTGTTGACCTCGCTGGCCGTGATATCGCTGTCGGGTGTCCAGCTCAAGCCACGCTGGGCGTAGGCGGCCCGCACGTTGTCCTTCACGTCCCCACCAAGCTGCGGCCCCGCCGAGACATTTTCCATACTACTGGCGTTCATGGTCGCCATCTCGTTGGCACTCGCGTAATAGTCCGCGTCCGTGCCCATCGCCGTCATGTCGTTGGTGTAATCCGTGTTGGTCGAGCTGGTGTATTGATCATCATAGGTGTAGTTGCCGGTGGCGCCCTGCTGATAGGCGCCATCGGTGTTGGACGCCCCGTACACGTCCGAGGGCGCTTCGGTGGAGGGTTCGACCGGGTTGACGATGATGCTCTGCGTCGTGACCGTGCCCCCCTGCGGCCGCTGGACCGTCTCCGCCCCCAGCACATTCGGCAGGCTGCTCCCCGGTCCCTTCACGTCCAGCGGATTGAGGGTGTGCAGCGACGCAGGCAGAGCACTCTGCGGCGCCTGGAGCGGTTGCACCGCCAGAGTCCCGACCCCCAGCGGTTGCAGGCCACTCTTCACTCCTTGCGGTTGGGTGTTGCCCTCAGGCTTGATCTCCCCGGGATCGACCGGCAGTCCCGGCGCTGGAGCGGGTTTGACATCCAGCGGGTTGAGCTTGAGCTGGTCGGACAGGGCTTTGACCGGGGCACTCAGGGTCCCCACGCCGCCCGTGCTGCTGAAGGAGGCGATGCCGCCGTAGCCGAAGGTACTCGATTGAGTAAACGCCTACTTACTTAGGCGTTTAGTTGAAAATTGGGTTTAGACGATTATAATTAGTAGATGCGTTCATCAATCAAGATATCTCTGCGAGATCGGAGCCAAGACGTCGTATCCGCTTTGAGCCTTCATTTTAAGGGAATTAAAAATGTTGATGTGTCTCAAGGTGATGTCATGGACTTTAAGGCAGATGCTGTTGTTAGCCCCGCCAACAGTTTTGGGTTCATGGACGGTGGCATTGATCTTATCTATGTTTCTAAATTCGGCTGGGATCTTCAGACTAGGCTGAGAACACAGTTATGCGAGAAGCATGACGGTGAACTTCCAGTAGGGCAGGCATTGGTGATAGAAACTTATGATTCAGAAATCCCTTATCTGATTAGCGCGCCTACCATGAGAGTGCCCTCTGACGTGTCCTTGACTATCAATGCTTACCTTGCGTTTAGGGCTGTGTTGAGAGTTATTCAAAAACATAATACGCAGCATCCAGCTCCCATTAAATCTATTGTTTGTCCGGGCCTATGCACGGCTATTGGCAAAATGCCCGCTGACCGTAGCGCCAGGCAGATGGCTGCCGCTTATGCAGTATGTATATTAGGTCAAGAGAACATGCCCCTGACGCTTGGGCAAGCAGTTGAGGAGCATTACAGACTTCTTGGCTAATTTTAGGCTGCATATTACATATAGACTCACGTATGGGCAGAGAACAATTCATCTTTGAATTGTTCTCTGCCTGTTTTTAATCTAATACATTGTTGCTGAAATTGCGTGCCTCACCTTGCCAGTATTCTATCTTCTTGACTCTATCAAACTCTATGATTTGCTTTACATAGTCTATGTATAAACTTTCAAATATGTCGGAGCGCATTATAAAAAATGCTATCTTATCTCCTTTGAATGTGAGCGAGCTATCATCAAAGAGAGCGTTTCTGAATAAAAGATAATTATAGATAAAGTTAGTGAATAACATTTTATCATTCGATGTTAGTGGTTCCCGGAAAACAAACATTTGAGGTAGAGAATTTGTCCGATAATCTTCTTCTTGCAACCAGTCAACAGACTTCAGTATGCCTTCATGCAGTAGCTGTTTCACGAGATCTTCGTCAGAAGATTTGTCCACGACCGCTCTTATGGTCTTTCGATGTAAGCGTTTCGCCGATAAAGCGTATTTTTCTCTAGAGACTACTTTAACTGTCGCTCTATTTATGTGTACTTTAACCGCAGGTATATTATCGAGGGTATCCATAAAAAGATCAAGATATATGTCGTCCTTAGTAATATCGGCTTGTTTCTTCAAGTCTACTAAATCAATTGGAATTTCTACCACTCTGAACACGGTTACCTCACTGAATTAAGTAATAACTTCTGAGGCTCTCAAACTCCCTGATACTATTATAAGGGATAAGAGTCTCCGTTTGTCCTGGTACCGGCGACCTAGGAACAGGAGCCTCAAATACTACATTATTTCTCCTGGCAAATCTGAAGAATGAGTCGGCTCGTACTGTTGTTGATATAACTGCGGGGCCACCACCGTAGTTGGCGCTCATTGAAGAGTAGTAATCCGCAGTGGAAAGCTGAGTGGTGAAGTAGGCGCCAAGCCTATTCCCTTCTGGCGGTCGTCTGATCTGGTTAGCCATAAGTCTCTCAATATTTAGAGATTGATTTTCCACTGCGTCTAGAGCATCGTAGTAGTTCGTGCCCCGGTAAAATGTAATATTTTTACCTCCCCTGTACCTATTTTTTTGTACGTCGCTAGCATCTGCTGCCCGATCTGCGAAATACTCGATTATCAACTCCACTAGGAATAGACCGCCAGCTAGACCACCGCCTCCCTTTGGAATAGGCAATCCCGCTGGAGGGCTGGGAGCTGGGATAGCTGGAGCATTTTGAGTTAATGACGCGAACATAAACTGGCTCTGAGCTTGATTGCCTCCCGATGATGCTAAGTTGTTGAGATTAACCTTACCAGCTTCATCGTCTGTGAACAGATATGGATTTCCGTTGCTGCCGAGGATTGCCTTCCCGACGTCTTCCCGTGTCGTTTTGTTAGCTACTCGATATTCGTAAGATCGATCTTCCGAAGTCACATTTCCAACTACGGTTGTTGGTACTTCCCCTCGATTTACGGCCGCTGTATTTGCCGTCACCGCCGTATTAACCTCGCTGGCCGAGACATCAGTATCGGGCGTGTAGGTCAAGCCCCGCTGAGCATACGCCGCCTGGACGTTGGCATACACGTCGTTGCGTGTTTGACGAGCCGCAGAAACACCTTCGGTACTGCTCGCTTGCTGGACGGCAGTATCATTGGCACTCGCGTAGGAATCGGCGTCTGTCCCAGACGCAGTCATGTTGCTGGCGTAGTCGTTATTCGTCGTTGCCGTGTACTGATCATCGTAGGTGTAGTTCCCAGTGGTACTCGCCTGTCCGGCGGTGGCATTGCTCCAGGCCTCACTGAGGTCACTGGGCGTCTCGGTGTAGGTGTCGGCCGGGTTGACGATGATCGACTGCGGTTTGATCCCCCCGTCCGTCGGCCGCTTCACCGTGTCCGCCCCCGGCACGCTCGGCAGGCTGCTGCCCGTCCCCTTCACGTCCAGTGGATTGAGCGTGTTCAATGACGACGGCAGCACGCTCTTAGGGGCCTGCAACGGTTGCACGCTGAGCGCCTGCAACCCCTGGACCGCCATCCCACCCGGCGTAGTGCCTTCGGGTTTGATCTCCCCGGGATTGACCGGCAGGTCCTGGGAGGGCGTGGGTTTGATGTCCAGCGGATTGAGTTTGAGCTGGTCGGACAGGGCTTTGACCGGGGCACTCAGGGTCCCCACGCCGCCCGTGCTGCTGAAGGAGGCGATGCCGCCGTAGCCGAAGGTATCGGTGGCGCCGTCCGCGAAGCTGTAGCCCAGGTCCTTGAAGGTGGTGCTGAGGTAACTCGGGCCCGCGCTGTAGCTCAAATCCTTGAAGGCGGCGCTGGGGCTGTTCGTACTCGTCTGCCCAATCGTGTCGTCGCGCAGCTCCTGGGTGCGGGTGATCAGATTGGGCACGCCCAGCAGGCCCACGGTGTTGATGCTGTCCCTTCTGAGCTGATAGCCGCCGTTGCTGGCCAGTTCGTTCATTCCGGCGGTGGAGGTGACCACCTGGCGGCCGAAGGGGTCATAGCGGTAGTCGTCGAAGCGCCGGAGGCCGGACGCCCCGTTGCTCAGCCCGGCGACCCTTCCCTCGGCGCTGTAGCGGGTGGCGTAGCCGTCGAAGTCCCCGCCGGTGGTGAACATGCGGTGGCCCTGACCGTCGAGCTTGTAGCTGATGCTGGTGGTGCCGTCGGTCAGGCCGGTCAATCCGTTGTTGACGTCGTAGCTGGAGGTGGTGGTCACGCCGCCGCGCACCTGGGTGGTGGCGTTGCCGTAGCCGTCGTAGCCGTAGCTGACCGCGCCGCGCCCGCTGGTGACGTAGGGGACGCCGACCAGGGGGCTGCCCGCCTGCGAGAAGGTGGTGGTGTTCTCGCCGCCCTTGCTGTTGGAGGTCGAGTAGCGCCGCCCGCCCAGCGTCGGCTTCATGATCTCCTGGTAGGCGGTGGTGGCGTCACTCCGGCGCACCTCACGGGTGACCATGCCGTCGGCCCCGTAGGTGCTCATCACGTTGACGGCCCCGTACGTGCTGGTGGGGTCATACACGTTCGTCTCGCGGCCACGCGCGTCCAGCCCGTCCACCCGTTTGACCAGACTGCCGGTCGTGGTGGTCATATACCGGTGGCCGTCGAGGAAGTAGCCCAGCGCGCTCGTCTTGGTGACGCTGGGACCGAAGCCGCTGAACTCGCTGCCGCTGGTGGCCCCTTTGGCGGGGGCGGCGTCGGTGACGCTCATGGTGTCGGGCAGGTCACGCTCGTTGTAGGTGAGGCTCGCGTTGCCCTGGGTGCCCGCCAGCAGCACCCCGGCGCTGCCGCCCATGTTCCACAGCCGGTTGGCCGAGTCGGCACTCTGGACGCGCACCTGCACGTCGCGGGTGTGGGAGAGTTCGCGGTTCGTCGGCGAGTAGGTGTAGGTGAAGACGTTCTGCTTGCCGCTGCCGTCGGGTAGGGTGTCGTACCCCTCGCTGAGGTTGCCGTTCGCGTCGAACTTCCACACAGTGTTGTGGTTGGGATTGCCCAGATCGGCGCCGGTGGCCGAGCGCATGGTCTGGTAGATCGCGCCCGTGCCGGTGAAGACGCGCTTGGCCCGTTGGCCCAGCCCGTCGTAGGTGCTGGCCGAGGTGTAGGCCCAGTTGTTGGCGCTGCCGTTCCACATTCCGGCGGATTTCTCGCCGGTGATCAGGCCGCGCCCGTCGAGGTCGAAGGCGATCACGTTCCCGGCCGTGACGGTGGGGAACTGCGTCCCGGTGTTCACGGTGTTCAGCTTGCTGGTGAGGTCCCCGGCGTACCCGTACGTGGTTTCGGCGGTGCGCGCCCCGTCCAGGCGGTAGCTGAGGAACTTCCACTGCTCGGCCACCCCGGAGGTATGCGGGCGGTTGGCGGACTGGGTCTGGCCCAGGCTGTTGAAGGTGAAGTCGCTGACCAGGCCGTTCTCGGTCCGGGAGATGACGTTGCCCGCCGGGTCGTAGGTGAGGGCCAGGCTCAGCCCGTTCGCCAGGCCCGCCGCGTTGTCGGTGGTGGCCCCGGTGCCGCTGGTGCGGGCGTGCTCCCGGCGCTGGGTCATGCGGCCCGCCGAGTCGAAGGCGAAGGTGGTCTTGAACCCCTCGGGGTTGGTCCGGCTGAGCAGGTGGCCCCGCCCGTCGAAGGCCTGGCTGATCGTCATGCCGTCCGGGAGGGTCTGCAACGTGGGCCGCCCGGCGAAGTCGTAGGTGTAGGAGGACTTCGAGCCGCTGGTCGCCCCCGCGGCGGTGTTCATGTTCGCGCGGCGCTCCTCGGTCGGGTAGACGCGCGGGCCGTAGGTGTAGTGCCGGGTCTTGGTGAAGCCGCTGGGATTGGCCGGGTCGAAGGTCGCGGCGCTCGTCCCGCTGTTCATGTCCGGCTCGTACACGCCTTCGAGCA includes the following:
- a CDS encoding NPCBM/NEW2 domain-containing protein, which encodes MTAPAHRSTLTPRALFLLAALSTALSACGSGPSPAATAPGSPLLQPLSIDPGDNTLSYETPVSATNGWGPYENNMSNGEKAAGDGRTLTLNGTTYATGLGVHANSDLVYNVGAQCRTFTAQIGVDDEVGANGSVVFQVFVDGVKRFDSGRMDGSSATQAVNVDIEGAERLRLVVTDAGDGISYDHADWADAKLRNCLTYSAPLTITAGGTYSGNWRSLDPNVPAVKVATSAPVVIENCTLSSRNDSVKVSSGNAQVTIRNCRAYGLNPNVSGQFPGRFFRGDYLKSLRIENNFLNKTAGISTQYFQGSPSVAGETITIRYNRVRNIEGRASDGADGWQSTNAAGTFDRVQFVQFNNVDNIQGAEIAWNRVDNEPRNSRVEDNINIYDSNGTATSPILIHDNLINGAYATPPDGDYSGGGILLGDGCHVSYVEAYGNTVLETSNYGMAVANGHHMTIRNNTIYGLGKLSDGTYLDQNNDAGIYLRNYCSSDTIDRTTVVARDNTVGWGTPSPGNERARWDISNNAGTTLNNTSVPLGQSTPIDPNLIQQAITDWQNRAASNGVVVGPR
- a CDS encoding MbcA/ParS/Xre antitoxin family protein, giving the protein MTQARLKPDLDADQVFAGLRRSSPRQARQQLFEQVTHLDPYRLDALLLQDAPVPPRTSSRLIALNLAALLDVNLKDVMPVLGVSESTLTRQPVPSRLLIDRAYSVVRIFAQVMAVLGPEGAQHWLRTPNPALEGEAPFTLLSTRYGEEKVQNVITALLQGAVL
- a CDS encoding RES family NAD+ phosphorylase; the encoded protein is MEARWNSHGVQVAYAGEHIGLTAMEILTYWANYPNLQGYDHYMYPLNEADIEDALTTQPGLNPHDKSQTRPFGDTWAEEGRSLALRVPSVVLPASSNYVINPNHPAYDPGKVVYVGPFVYDQRITSLIEAAKRGD
- a CDS encoding polymorphic toxin type 17 domain-containing protein gives rise to the protein MGTLSAPVKALSDQLKLNPLDVKPAPAPGLPVDPGEIKPEGNTQPQGVKSGLQPLGVGTLAVQPLQAPQSALPASLHTLNPLDVKGPGSSLPNVLGAETVQRPQGGTVTTQSIIVNPVEPSTEAPSDVYGASNTDGAYQQGATGNYTYDDQYTSSTNTDYTNDMTAMGTDADYYASANEMATMNASSMENVSAGPQLGGDVKDNVRAAYAQRGLSWTPDSDITASEVNSAVEANLAAREMGSTPSVVTGDVSVADPEQAAESAGARGYAFVPDEAVSELAESRTVQRRAEQAMAASSGEPVKVSYVPSAAVRTAAVRAGAVVVGGGGPEDLLADAIAVGTFFYSLYQYNKNAAYLASNGSGDSSNQRATNVQTGAAAGAPNPNGDKNKGSTQPTKKGSVKDAQLPTEGRIRYVPPQDWDPSNPLPRAKVGGRTGYVDRFGNVWIKGPSRTPGEAFEWDVQLSRQGKSQLGWASRDGSHLNVSLRGRITH
- a CDS encoding macro domain-containing protein, with product MRSSIKISLRDRSQDVVSALSLHFKGIKNVDVSQGDVMDFKADAVVSPANSFGFMDGGIDLIYVSKFGWDLQTRLRTQLCEKHDGELPVGQALVIETYDSEIPYLISAPTMRVPSDVSLTINAYLAFRAVLRVIQKHNTQHPAPIKSIVCPGLCTAIGKMPADRSARQMAAAYAVCILGQENMPLTLGQAVEEHYRLLG